The following are encoded together in the Schistocerca serialis cubense isolate TAMUIC-IGC-003099 unplaced genomic scaffold, iqSchSeri2.2 HiC_scaffold_1298, whole genome shotgun sequence genome:
- the LOC126439242 gene encoding uncharacterized protein LOC126439242, translating to CPMDPNNSCLTAIEDVVTTDRTLSAATSATPPAHRDTASTVGASCAPSGYRPISAVELYVIMNRIAKPETPAEKEAAERAYAHFVRHDLAAARAQQPQTESSFPLSELPRSAIEEVIVPPGALLGVATQDVAALAEAAPNGVASPVLATQEASALLIAPTDNSSEEAASAPVLAAQRLTDSDHPNPTRHPTTPVLLEIPEANLGTLLSAEMPMDVQQASRKRPATSDSEEQTAVTAPEGRQTKKKAAAADAPTAPPAAEEDGFTVPNRRHTAKPKRLEKVLAPPPATSNRFAEATEVVMEAEPAAPARKHTRPPPVVVTWDDEFMDLRRMIKEVVERDEQPKCCNCSEPHVASYRGCNAFKSRKRGKAAKKVQPGVSFASVAGRRAAEQQAPPRGERRLPARNLQPPTNTQTEPSAAGLLPPPPTTRAEKGQAAPAAQTPIAKQCQPSTAPAPPAPAASSAITDDLQTLLQTLNRIMTQLPSLVSAAATALQAVAQPPSHG from the exons GTGCCCCATGGACCCAAATAATAGCTGCCTAACCGCCATAGAGGATGTTGTCACGACAGACCGCACTCTGTCGGCGGCAACATCCGCCACACCACCCGCCCACAGAGATACCGCGTCCACGGTCGGCGCTTCTTGCGCCCCCTcaggctaccgccccatctctgccGTTGAGCTGTATGTGATTATGAATCGCATAGCAAAGCCAGAAACACCCGCAGAAAAAGAGGCCGCGGAAAGGGCGTacgcacatttcgtgcgccacgacTTAGCCGCCGCCCGGGCACAACAGCCGCAAACAGAGTCTTCCTTTCCGCTGAGTGAACTGCCGCGCTCGGCCATAGAAGAGGTGATTGTTCCGCCGGGAGCCCTGCTGGGTGTAGCAACTCAAGATGTTGCTGCTCTGGCGGAGGCGGCCCCGAATGGTGTTGCGTCACCAGTCTTGGCTACTCAAGAAGCCAGTGCGCTGCTGATCGCCCCAACGGACAATTCCAGTGAAGAAGCCGCTAGCGCGCCAGTCCTCGCCGCGCAGAGACTGACTGACAGCGACCACCCCAACCCAACACGGCACCCAACAACGCCAGTTCTACTAGAAATTCCTGAAGCCAACCTGGGGACACTTCTATCGGCAGAAATGCCGATGGATGTGCAACAGGCATCACGGAAACGACCAGCCACCTCTGACTCTGAGGAACAAACCGCAGTAACCGCGCCTGAAGGGCGCCAAACAAAAAAGAAGGCTGCTGCTGCAGACGCCCCCACAGCGCCCCCTGCAGCCGAGGAAGACGGTTTTACCGTACCAAACCGGCGGCACACTGCCAAGCCCAAAAGGCTGGAGAAGGTGCTCGCCCCACCGCCAGCCACATCAAATCGGTTCGCAGAGGCAACCGAAGTTGTCATGGAAGCGGAACCCGCCGCCCCAGCACGTAAACACACACGCCCCCCTCCAGTAGTCGTGACGTGGGACGACGAGTTCATGGACCTCCGCCGCATGATTAAAGAAGTGGTGGAA CGCGACGAACAGcccaaatgctgcaactgcagtgagccGCATGTTGCCAGCTACAGGGGCTGTAACGCATTCAAATCCCGCAAGCGTGGCAAGGCCGCCAAAAAAGTGCAGCCAGGAGTCAGTTTTGCGTCCGTTGCCGGGAGACGGGCTGCTGAACAGCAGGCCCCGCCTCGCGGTGAACGCCGCCTACCCGCCCGCAACCTGCAACCACCTACCAACACACAGACGGAACCCAGTGCTGCTGGGCTACTCCCACCGCCCCCCACGACCCGCGCCGAAAAAGGACAGGCTGCCCCTGCTGCGCAGACACCCATCGCAAAACAGTGCCAGCCTAGTACAGCCCCAGCGCCACCCGCCCCCGCGGCCTCGAGCGCTATCACAGATGATCTGCAGACGCTACTGCAAACATTAAACAGAATCATGACACAACTACCCAGTCTAGTCTCCGCAGCTGCGACGGCCCTCCAGGCCGTCGCCCAGCCCCCCAGTCATGGATAA